The Cellvibrio zantedeschiae genomic sequence GACTGGAAAAATTATTTAACAACCAAATAAGATTGAATCGGAAAAAAATTGAATCGAACAAAAAGGCCATGATGAAAACATGGCCTTTTTTACACACATCAATTTAAAGAAACTGTTCAATTATACCGATTGATTTCGCCAGAGCACCGCGATTTTCATTCGCTACTTGCAACGCAGAATTTCCGCGTTTTTGTCGCTCGCGTTCATCCTCAGCCAAAAATTTAACAGCTGTTGCTAGCTCGCTTGACGAAGGCACCAATTGCAATGCGCCCGCTTCAGTTAAAAGCTTCGCTACTTCTGCAAAATTAAACACATGAGGACCGCTTAACAACGGTAGAGCCCATGCGGCAGGCTCGATAAAATTATGCCCTCCGTTTGGTACTAGGCTACCGCCTACAAACGCTATGTCGCTAGCGCCAAACATTAACAACAACTCGCCCATAGTATCGCCAAGAATTATCTCGGTATTGTGGGCGAATGTTTTCTCACTACGACGAGCCAAAACATGACCACGATTTACGCAGAGGTTCGCAACACTATTAAATCGTTCAGGATGACGCGGCACCAAAATCAAACGTAAGTTTGATACAGACTTTTGCTTAAGTTGCGAAAAAGCATCAAGGATAATTTCATCCTCACCCTGGTGAGTGCTAGCGGCAATCCACAGCACGTATTTTTCATCTTGCGACCACTCTCGCTTCAACTCAGCCGCGCGAGCGCGCAAGTCGTCACTAATAGTTAAATCAAACTTAATGCTGCCTGTAACTTCTGTGTTGATTGCAGGCAAGCCTATGCGATTAAAACGTGCAGCATCTACTTTGTTTTGAACTAGGGCTTTAGTGAGGCTTTGTAACATGGGGCGAGTCAACCCAGAAAATTTCTCGTAGCCACGTGCCGATTTTTCAGACATACGCCCATTTATCAAAAGTGCAGGAATATTATTTTTTTTACACGCGGCAATCGTATTCGGCCACAACTCTGTTTCCATAATAAGCAAAACTGAAGGCTTCACTCGTTGAATAAAGCGCGCTAACACATCCGGCAAATCGTAAGGCGCGTACACATGAAAAACACTTTCGCCCAAACTCGCATGCACTCGCTCAGAACCCGTTGGTGTTGTAGTGGTAACAACCAATTGCAAATCATCACGCATTTGCAATTGACGGATTAACGGCAAAGCGGCAATAAATTCGCCTACAGATACAGTATGCAACCAAACAACTTTCTTCTCTGCTGCCAAGGGGGCAAAAAAAGCAAAGCGTTCGCTCCAGCGTTTTGCATAGGCTGGAGCGGCAATTGCCCGCCATAAAAGGCGCAGCAAAATAAAAGGCACGGCACAATAAAATATCAGGGTGTAAACAAAACGCATTTTTATACCTTAGTAAAAGCCTTCCAAGTTACCACTTCATTTTCTGCTTAATAAAAGAGGTCAACTTCTCTGCGTTAACTTGATGATGTTTTACACGCGGATGTGCGCCATAACCGGTAAAGTCAAAAAACACTGTATCCATTTTTTCTTTTGGATTTTCCTGTTTGATTCGAGCAACAGCAGTGGTGATATAACCCGGCCATTTTGAACCCTCTTTAGTTGCATCCATACTGCCCAAGGCGCATACGATATAAGCTTTGGGATATTTACCGCGAATAGTCTTTACGAAATCAACATAAGCCTGGATACGTTGTTCATCCGTAGGATTAGGATTCATACGATGCTCACGGTCCGTCAACCAGCTATCGTTTTGAAATAAATTAATCACAACGACATCAGGTGTCCAACTAGAGAAATCCCATTTAGTGTCGTTATCACCTACTGCATTCAGCTGATCATAAAATTGCGGCATGATAAAAGGAAACCAGCTAATCATAATACCAATGCCGCTTTGTGAGGTTACATGCAGTTCCGCATTCAGGTTGCGCGCGGTAATGGCATCGTAGGCCATAAAATTATTTTTATCTTTTAATAAATGATCCGGCCCATCATCAGGGGATTCGTTACCCATGCCGCTGGTGATTGAGTCACCAAAGAATTCAATTTTGCGTTTTAAACGCGCAGGTGGCGTCAATAATTTTCCGTCATCTGCCAGCTCAATAGCTTTTACAGTAGTCGCACCTTCTTCACCCTCTGTGCGCTTGGTAATAAGAAAGCTGTGTTTACCCGCGGCAAGCTTATCGCTCACCAAATA encodes the following:
- the waaA gene encoding lipid IV(A) 3-deoxy-D-manno-octulosonic acid transferase translates to MRFVYTLIFYCAVPFILLRLLWRAIAAPAYAKRWSERFAFFAPLAAEKKVVWLHTVSVGEFIAALPLIRQLQMRDDLQLVVTTTTPTGSERVHASLGESVFHVYAPYDLPDVLARFIQRVKPSVLLIMETELWPNTIAACKKNNIPALLINGRMSEKSARGYEKFSGLTRPMLQSLTKALVQNKVDAARFNRIGLPAINTEVTGSIKFDLTISDDLRARAAELKREWSQDEKYVLWIAASTHQGEDEIILDAFSQLKQKSVSNLRLILVPRHPERFNSVANLCVNRGHVLARRSEKTFAHNTEIILGDTMGELLLMFGASDIAFVGGSLVPNGGHNFIEPAAWALPLLSGPHVFNFAEVAKLLTEAGALQLVPSSSELATAVKFLAEDERERQKRGNSALQVANENRGALAKSIGIIEQFL
- a CDS encoding SGNH/GDSL hydrolase family protein; translated protein: MNPFKLFMSPSKLLTRCLLAICASTFIVPAFAVTKISGGDKYLQYTGRIDLTKPDAPQISWPGTSIAGNFTGTYLAITLDDQLGKNFFNVFVDGDLQHPVIIQAVQGEKTYLVSDKLAAGKHSFLITKRTEGEEGATTVKAIELADDGKLLTPPARLKRKIEFFGDSITSGMGNESPDDGPDHLLKDKNNFMAYDAITARNLNAELHVTSQSGIGIMISWFPFIMPQFYDQLNAVGDNDTKWDFSSWTPDVVVINLFQNDSWLTDREHRMNPNPTDEQRIQAYVDFVKTIRGKYPKAYIVCALGSMDATKEGSKWPGYITTAVARIKQENPKEKMDTVFFDFTGYGAHPRVKHHQVNAEKLTSFIKQKMKW